One Falco peregrinus isolate bFalPer1 chromosome 6, bFalPer1.pri, whole genome shotgun sequence DNA segment encodes these proteins:
- the FGF23 gene encoding fibroblast growth factor 23 produces MPQSSACSCLRYMLLVLCSLKAALAFPNSSPLLHPSWGNGDHLMHLYTDTERNSFHLQINADGYIDGVPHQTIYSALMMKSEGAGSVIITGVKSGRYLCMDMNGNIFGSHFFSQEDCVFNHQTLENGYDVYQSPKHNFLVSLGRVKQAFFPGMNPPPYSQFLSRRNEIPLFRFNTPEPHRNTRSADIDPMDPHQILVPQRKISVFGSQLQQQADFSHMPREPVRINQNDVVNPDDPHAMMDARRYASPRFYITR; encoded by the exons ATGCCACAAagcagtgcctgcagctgcctgcggtACATGCTACTGGTATTGTGTAGCCTGAAGGCTGCCCTCGCCTTTCCCAACTCCTCTCCactgctgcatcccagctggGGGAATGGAGATCACCTGATGCACCTCTACACAGATACAGAGAGGAACAGCTTCCATCTCCAAATCAACGCTGACGGTTACATTGATGGTGTTCCTCACCAAACCATCTACA GTGCCCTAATGATGAAGTCCGAGGGTGCTGGCTCAGTAATAATCACAGGTGTGAAGAGTGGACGCTATCTATGTATGGACAtgaatggaaacatttttggcTCG caTTTCTTCAGTCAAGAGGACTGTGTGTTCAACCACCAGACACTGGAAAATGGGTATGATGTGTACCAGTCTCCCAAACACAACTTCCTGGTTAGCTTAGGCAGAGTTAAACAAGCTTTCTTCCCTGGTATGAATCCACCACCATATTCCCAGTTTTTGTCCAGGAGAAATGAAATCCCTTTGTTTCGATTCAACACACCTGAGCCTCACAGAAATACTAGAAGTGCAGATATCGATCCAATGGATCCTCACCAAATTTTGGTCCCACAAAGGAAGATCTCCGTGTTTggatctcagctgcagcagcaagcagacTTCTCCCACATGCCCAGAGAACCTGTGAGAATCAACCAGAACGACGTGGTCAACCCAGATGACCCACATGCTATGATGGATGCCAGGAGGTACGCAAGTCCTCGCTTTTATATTACGAGATAA